GACCGGTTAGTattctttgataaattaatatcttgaAATGTCATTTATGATTCAAAGAGGTTATTTTGAAACGTTGGGTTAAAATTGTgctaataatttcttttaaattttttagcaACGCCTACATTTGTACAAGAGATAGTTAACGTTATTAAGAGATTCAAGTTCGAGGAATTAGAATTATCAGTAGCGCCAGTTTTTCCAGAAATATCCTGGAGTAATATAAGAtccgaattaattaaacatcaCAAAAATTTTACATCACACAATGTAGCAGAAGTTATTAAAATGGTTGTCATCGTAAGTTTTATGTACAGGCATATaatcttattaattttatttactgttATATATTGcgcttcttttattttttattataggaAGAAAAAGTTACAGAGAAAATTTTAAGAGATCGTTTATCAACACTACGATTAGTTGGTAAGACACACAAAATTCAATCACAgacttcatttattttatagattgatgtaatgaaatttttatatttcagataTAAGCTGGCacagtaataaaaaaatgtggTATGGCTATATATTAATAGGTTCTGATAAAActgtaaattatttcataaacagagaaattcaaaataatatgCAAGATAATTTTGAttcattaaatatgaaaattaatgtaaagatatatacacataatgatattacatatatgtcTTTAATagcaacaaaatataaaaataaaagagggaaagaaaatCAACGTGCAATTTCACACGTTTTTGCTTTATTTATGggtcaaaaatattttttttctaccaAAAAAACTATTTCATCTGATATTTTAAATGCTGTAGTAAGAAGTTTGGGTTATAAAAACTCTAAAAGATTTAAATTGATGGGTAGAGATCTTAAATCTTTGAGCAAATTATGTTGgaagaggaaagaaggaacaataaattctgaaaatattaataaaactgtgGTATATGAAGATGGTGTTCTTGATAAAAAGTAACAtatctttcaaaaatttatatgtaaaatgaaatttatttttagttctaaagaaaaataatatcacATATCATATATATCCTATAGGAAGACGGGCATAGACTTCACTCAACAAAAGCAGCGGGTAAAGTATGCAGAAAAATGTTTTGGTGATAATCCTCCTACCTTAGAAGTACTTGTTGTAAATGGACCTAGTATGCCTTTGTCACATGAAGATGTATCAAAAGAATTACCAAATGAAAACATACAAATAGCGTGAgttctttttaaatgaaatcatatgacttaatattttatagttttaacaaaattctatttttttatgtatttaaatgtatttcaGATGGGAATTTCGCAGTCACAACATCGTTGCATGTTTAACAAAGTTAATAGAACGACGTATATTGGTTACACCAGTGCCTCattatatatcaaatttaatgACATTAGGAAGAAATGTATTAACACTTAAGAaggattaataattaatatttaaatgtcaTATTATACTGGTATAGAGCTAATGCAAGCAAAGCTTGCCTATTACTTTAATGATCttgtaattattcaaattctaAGAGACGAATCGGTAAAAACATATTACCATGATATATAAagacataatttatttttttttatagtgttTTTGTTATCgactattacaaattttttaatatctttaaataattgttatgtataataaaatgtaattttcatataactaaaaataaagaaatataatacatttttcattttctttttcaaacgttttatattagtCTCATTAATTAACAAGGTTAAAAGAAAACCTATGATGTAATATACGTGAACAGTGAGATGTTATTTAAAGTACAATAAaagtgtattaaaaaattctataaattagtATACtagttatatttacatttatatatgtatatgtatgaacatgtattttacaatgtataatattaggatagaatattttcacatacatacaatttatttgatactttattacaataaaatgGCTTATAAATAATAAGCTTTTATGGATAAATATATTGTGTATCTTAATTATATAAGCAATATCgaagttaaatattaaacattaaatattttatttttaaatgtattatgGAGAATTAGTACATAGAAGTACAGTCTACTAATTGATTTCTTGTAACGAAATGTgttgttttatttgtaaatatgtttagaaagagataaaaccagataaagaattatatttgtaaatagtaccgattttatatttaatctttatacgtaattactaatattatgagctaataaaataacattaccTATATAAATGCAAGTAAATTGAAGTGTATATATTATGacatatatgaatattaaaaaatttatttatgtgcatgtatactataaaaattcgtattttcagCTGGAAATGTCGTCATCATCTATTTCATCTTCTGATGTTAAATCTGGATCATTAACTTGTGATAAGCACTTATTACAATagcattgaaataaatataaagagcTTAAGGCTTTCTGTCGCGAATGTCTACTTCTTTCTAGACAACATTCATCAAGGTAACTTATGCATATTTCTTCTTCAGGATGAATATCACGTATAGCTTTTAGAACCAATACATTGTTTGAATAAGGAAATTCTACAATTGCGTTTGGTACACAACTATGATTTATTGATGATTGAAAGATATAAAGACCAGAACCTTCATTGTTCAAAAAAAAAGCTACCGCTAAAAAAGATAAcattaatgataaaataaaatttaaacttgTACAATTTATGTAACAaacataaattcatatttaaatcAGAAAAATTTACCTTCTTCCATATCATCATAAATTCGatctattaatttatcaacTTGGATTCTTTCATCTCTTGGTAATTCCAAAGCAGATACATTTTTAACCCAACGACTAAATGCACTAGTTCCAATTCCTTGACCATTTGTACCTACTAAAGCTAACAGACTTTTAAAACCTTCTGGTGTAAACCactgtaaattaaaatttaaacaatttattttataatatagcataatttgaattatatttatgcTACATACATGTTCTGTAAATTCTGTATTTATGGCTTTCTGCATCATTTGTCTGAGCACTTCAATTTGTCCAATAAACTTTTCTCCAAGTAATTTGTGTGCAAGTTCATGAGTATCATTAACTGTACGATGACAAAATTGTGAGAAAGTTGAAAGCATCTCTTCTTTATTATCAGCTTGATTAACAAGAGCTaccattttaattaataacatcACTGTTGCTGATTCTGGTGGATAATGCATTTGCTTCCATGTTTCATTTAATTGCACCAAGGGATGAGACTCATCCTTTTCTCTTGATTGTAAACATATTGTACTATGATAtctaaaatttttacatttcatacagttatatataatgttcttaatgttaatattaaacTTATGGAATTGTAATATTACCTTAAATAAGCATCATTCTGGCATTCAATACTACAGTATTTTGTGCCACATTCAGGACATTCTGTAATCAAatctttttttgtttcgcaGCATTCTGGATAAGGTAAAATAATTGCTGAGTTTCCAGTCAATCTACGTACATTTTCTTCAGCAGTTTCTAAAGGTTTTAAACAATTGTCACAAGCTAAGTATCCATAGTCTAAGTTCCATGAGAATTGACAACAAATTATAGGTTTTTCTTCTAGAATTGTATCTCCATATTTAAATGAACGTACAGCAAAAAGACCTTTACCCTgtaaaacatttataattattttacttttaataataatatttagattcctatattaataaatgtaaagaaagtttcatatatctttctcttttaagttattaattagaaacgcataaatttttatataaaataatgattaATTACATGTGTACTGTGTTATACCTTTTCATTGTTAATTAATCTGATCTGAAAGTCATTGGAATCCATTGTAATTTAATCCCTGACAAAGAAATCACATTAATTTCTAACCTTTAAATACACTCTATCTCTAATTGTTACAATGACACTACTATAgtcaaattataattacagaaACTCTGAACAGTTAtttataatagtaaaaaatattatgcatTGAGATGATTCTGGATTGAttgtatttttgtttaaagtCTGAAACTGAAATATCTTTGTTATTCATTAAacgattattatacaattcaaCATGAAATTGTTACTGACTTACATAGTACTTATAACACTTCCGTAAAGGTAAGCTTCGGATCATTTTGCATATAAGTTACTTGTTCTGAATCGGTTGAGATTTGCTTGGTAAAGTAGATTTAAAAGAAGTTGGTCTCATTTTGTTggattacaaaatataatgaacGGAGCGATGGCCATGGTAAGTTAATTACTTctgcaattattatttttgcaagAAATATTGAATTGATACAAGTAACAAATTTTTCGGATCATGATGGCGGTTGTAAAATGCTTGTAACGTACATACTTATGATTAATACTCCCAAAGTATTCAATAAAATGTATGATAGTAACATATTTCTACAATATTTTACTAAcatattgttaataataattcattatataatgaatacaattattaactctttttctttttagttttatttttaagttattttattttaacatagaTTCATTAAAggtatgtttatattttttcttgaatTCCTTTTcacataattgtaaaatatgttttctttTACTATAATGACTATAATggatgttattatatttaaaatcatattattatgtttatattagAACTAATGAAAATGATATGATAATAGTTCAGTAAATAAGCATTGTaaaaactttcttttattattaatctataatttttaaaatttaataaatgttttatatgttCTTAGGCACCAACATCCCAGAATAATGTGGAACCTCCAAACAAGAAACCTAGAGTTGAAGGTACATTGCTAATATTCccaaataaatgtatatctcTAATGTACACTAATAAACTATACAATTAAGCGTACAACTGGAAAAGACGGTGAACACAGAAGCAACAGCAagcataatatatttctaagcAAAGGAAATGATGAAgaaaaacatatattatttacttagGACAATCAGGTGCTAGCTTTCTATTAAACTGCTGGCAAGCTATAAGTGTTGAGTGGTCTATTGCAGTTTCAGAATATATTTTGGTAGGCTAGGGTGATAGGTGATCGTTGGCCCTCAATAAAACTAATGTATGGTTGTCCTTCTGTTCTGAGATGTTACAGCGGAGAGACAGTACAGAATCTGTGGCCTACGACTGAGCTGTGATCATGAGCGTGCGCCAAACAAAGAAAGAGAACGCTACATTCGTTGAACAGAACAAATCAGAGTTTTGCAAACTCCCACTGACACAGCATCTATTGTCGAGTACCAAATATGATGCGTATGTTAGATAGGTCAGCATTTTAGggtaattttctttcatcctAATTATAAgcttctaatttattttattaaaataaaaataattgtttgaatatattttatttgaaatattgatgtactaaattttgttttatttcatatcttcCTTTTTACTTAAACGTCCTTTTTTTTCTACAATGTAAGTAATTTCTTTAATCcccaatttaatttttaagtgcAAAACAATAAGGCGGAAGCTTATAAATAGGAGATGCAATGGCGATGTATGTCTTTTAAGATTTTCTTAAtcacatttatattattacataaagaTGAGGtaatttgttcgtttattaAAGAAGAGACATATACCTGTTACAAACAACAAAAATGTTATTAGAACAGGGTGCACATCGCAAGCaaagtatatttttacgaaggtCGATCgcgataaattttttttattaattaggaTCGCCATTGCTATATAGAACATGTTAGGGTTAATTACGTGATAGGTTGGAGAAGGCAAACTGTAAGAAAATGGCGCAGAAAATGCACTGAGAGTATTCTCCTTTGCTTTGTGCTTACAGATTTGTGCGTCGCCTCAATCTTGGATAGTATGCGCACAACCATCATTGCTCAGCCCAGAACACGGTTAGCTGTTAATCAAATGATTGAACAAAGCTAATAGTATTAATTCGTGAAACTGCAAAAGtcataaaagagaaaaagaaacgtttcaacgtgttctgaTTTCTGTTTCAGAGACTAGCAGACCAAATTGGTTATGATCATACGAAACCTAATCTAGTTATTGGTAGTCTTTTTTTGGGGCTGATAGTGTAAAcagtaatgaaatttaaatgtgaAAACTCTGTTAATTGAATAATTGCAATGATTTCTCTTCAATTTTGATATTGTTTTTAGCACACTCTTGACGTTATTTCtcatctaaaatataaaataacttttattttaatggcgtaaaaaagaaaagaaggaaatgtaTCTCTATTTCAAAATCATT
This genomic stretch from Bombus fervidus isolate BK054 chromosome 9, iyBomFerv1, whole genome shotgun sequence harbors:
- the LOC139990497 gene encoding uncharacterized protein → MPTATPTFVQEIVNVIKRFKFEELELSVAPVFPEISWSNIRSELIKHHKNFTSHNVAEVIKMVVIEEKVTEKILRDRLSTLRLVDISWHSNKKMWYGYILIGSDKTVNYFINREIQNNMQDNFDSLNMKINVKIYTHNDITYMSLIATKYKNKRGKENQRAISHVFALFMGQKYFFSTKKTISSDILNAVVRSLGYKNSKRFKLMGRDLKSLSKLCWKRKEGTINSENINKTVVYEDGVLDKKKTGIDFTQQKQRVKYAEKCFGDNPPTLEVLVVNGPSMPLSHEDVSKELPNENIQIAWEFRSHNIVACLTKLIERRILVTPVPHYISNLMTLGRNVLTLKKD
- the Smyd5 gene encoding SET and MYND domain containing, class 5; protein product: MDSNDFQIRLINNEKGKGLFAVRSFKYGDTILEEKPIICCQFSWNLDYGYLACDNCLKPLETAEENVRRLTGNSAIILPYPECCETKKDLITECPECGTKYCSIECQNDAYLRYHSTICLQSREKDESHPLVQLNETWKQMHYPPESATVMLLIKMVALVNQADNKEEMLSTFSQFCHRTVNDTHELAHKLLGEKFIGQIEVLRQMMQKAINTEFTEHWFTPEGFKSLLALVGTNGQGIGTSAFSRWVKNVSALELPRDERIQVDKLIDRIYDDMEEAVAFFLNNEGSGLYIFQSSINHSCVPNAIVEFPYSNNVLVLKAIRDIHPEEEICISYLDECCLERSRHSRQKALSSLYLFQCYCNKCLSQVNDPDLTSEDEIDDDDISS